One Micromonospora eburnea genomic region harbors:
- a CDS encoding lantibiotic dehydratase, with translation MLRSAGFPVSGANRLSDPELASAADLAVAGKTSRDEFQAAYERAAGRLSEQIRLIARDPAFREAVAWQNRALIANCVDKAAAGEPRNVRGRNHESTIASYWQRYCVKNDTVGFFGPVGWTHWSAGDAAVRVASGPRLLARRTTYLEVWAVDAVARALEQEPELLPWLPPRRVNSFDLVGRTLHRTNRPPVMLTEPEAELIGLCDGVRTAREITDEILWSGFPELPTEEAVFDLLVDLRERGLLHLGLEVSVSAYPERELIDRLGRVGDPAVREAVLGRLSRLLEARDAVTAAAGDEAALVAALDHAAEVFEDLAKVDAVRRPGQTYAGRTIMYEDTVRDVEVHFGAPLVDALAPPLTLLLQSARWFVAEAAREYRKVFDEAYERVRARSGDAPASLAAVVAAATPHLFFSLRELPGPVARVVEEFQRRWQEILRPPVGVRHHAVRAEEIADRVAEVFAAPEPAWAAAVHHAPDLMIAARGPEAMARGDYLLVLGELHLASNTVESRLFVEQHEDPTWLLRADEADHGDRRVYLSSPKHWQAVNSRTYPPSALMSPRYTYWSLHPDAGGTPAEPLPAARLVVERTDGELVVRTRDGNRRLDLLEVVGELLSAAVVNGFRPLPPAAHRPRVTIDRLVLARESWSIDATEISWASIKKEADRYLAARAWLTEQGLPERAFYKVPVEDKPLFVDFSSLVLVNLFAKAVRRTAEAPQTRFTVTEMLPDVDQTWLTGPDGAGYTAEVRIVAVDPAAGVARRDSPAPRGRPDIH, from the coding sequence GGGACGAGTTCCAGGCGGCCTATGAGCGAGCGGCCGGCCGGCTGTCGGAGCAGATCCGCCTCATCGCCCGCGATCCCGCGTTCCGGGAGGCGGTGGCGTGGCAGAACCGTGCGCTCATCGCCAACTGTGTCGACAAGGCCGCCGCCGGGGAGCCGCGGAACGTCCGGGGCCGCAACCACGAGTCGACGATCGCCAGCTACTGGCAGCGCTACTGCGTCAAGAACGACACGGTCGGGTTCTTCGGCCCGGTCGGCTGGACACACTGGTCGGCCGGCGACGCGGCTGTCCGGGTCGCCTCCGGCCCCCGGCTCCTCGCTCGGCGTACCACCTACCTGGAGGTGTGGGCGGTGGACGCGGTGGCCCGGGCGTTGGAGCAGGAGCCGGAGCTGCTGCCGTGGTTGCCGCCCCGCCGGGTCAACTCGTTCGACCTCGTCGGCCGGACGCTGCATCGGACCAATCGGCCACCGGTGATGCTGACCGAACCAGAGGCGGAACTGATCGGTCTCTGCGACGGCGTCCGGACGGCCCGGGAGATCACCGATGAGATCCTCTGGTCGGGCTTTCCCGAGCTGCCCACCGAGGAGGCGGTCTTCGACCTGCTGGTCGACCTGCGGGAACGGGGGCTGCTGCACCTGGGCCTGGAGGTGTCGGTGAGTGCGTACCCCGAGCGGGAGCTGATCGACCGGCTCGGCCGGGTGGGCGACCCGGCGGTCCGGGAGGCGGTTCTGGGCCGGCTGAGCCGCCTTCTGGAGGCCCGTGACGCGGTGACGGCGGCGGCCGGCGACGAAGCCGCGCTCGTGGCCGCGCTGGACCACGCCGCGGAGGTGTTCGAGGACCTCGCCAAGGTGGACGCGGTCCGGCGGCCGGGGCAGACCTATGCCGGCCGTACCATCATGTACGAGGACACCGTCCGTGACGTGGAGGTCCACTTCGGGGCCCCACTCGTCGACGCACTGGCTCCGCCGCTCACTCTGCTGTTGCAGAGCGCCCGGTGGTTCGTCGCCGAGGCGGCACGCGAGTACCGGAAGGTCTTCGACGAGGCGTACGAGCGGGTCCGCGCGCGGTCCGGGGATGCTCCGGCCTCCCTGGCGGCGGTGGTCGCGGCCGCCACCCCTCACCTGTTCTTCTCCCTCCGGGAGCTGCCGGGGCCGGTGGCGAGGGTCGTCGAGGAGTTCCAGCGACGGTGGCAGGAGATCCTACGACCGCCCGTCGGGGTACGCCACCACGCCGTACGCGCAGAGGAAATAGCGGACCGGGTGGCCGAGGTCTTCGCCGCCCCGGAGCCGGCCTGGGCGGCTGCCGTCCACCACGCGCCGGACCTCATGATCGCTGCCAGGGGGCCGGAGGCCATGGCCCGCGGCGACTACCTGCTCGTTCTCGGCGAGTTGCATCTCGCCTCGAACACCGTCGAGAGCCGCCTCTTCGTCGAACAGCACGAGGACCCGACCTGGCTGCTCCGGGCGGACGAGGCGGACCACGGCGACCGGCGGGTGTACCTCTCCTCCCCGAAGCACTGGCAGGCGGTGAACTCGCGGACCTACCCGCCGTCGGCCTTGATGTCGCCCCGGTACACCTACTGGAGCCTGCATCCCGATGCCGGCGGCACACCCGCCGAACCCCTGCCGGCGGCACGCCTGGTGGTGGAGCGTACGGATGGCGAACTCGTGGTTAGGACCCGCGACGGAAACCGCCGGCTCGATCTCCTCGAAGTGGTGGGGGAGTTGCTGTCGGCGGCCGTCGTAAACGGCTTCCGCCCGTTGCCACCGGCCGCGCACCGGCCACGAGTCACGATCGACCGGCTGGTCCTGGCTCGTGAGTCGTGGTCCATCGACGCCACCGAGATCAGCTGGGCGTCGATCAAGAAGGAGGCGGACCGGTACTTGGCCGCTCGCGCCTGGCTCACCGAGCAGGGCCTTCCCGAACGCGCGTTCTACAAGGTGCCGGTCGAGGACAAGCCGCTCTTCGTCGACTTTTCGAGTCTCGTCCTGGTCAATCTGTTCGCCAAGGCGGTACGGCGGACGGCCGAGGCGCCGCAGACGCGGTTCACCGTCACGGAGATGCTGCCCGACGTCGACCAGACCTGGCTCACCGGTCCCGACGGGGCGGGCTACACGGCGGAGGTGCGGATCGTCGCGGTGGACCCCGCCGCCGGCGTCGCGCGGCGCGACAGCCCCGCTCCACGTGGCCGTCCCGACATCCATTGA